One genomic segment of Cryptococcus neoformans var. neoformans JEC21 chromosome 8 sequence includes these proteins:
- a CDS encoding chorismate synthase, putative: MSSFGTLYRVHTYGESHCKSVGCIVDGVPPGLQLTEADIQTQLSRRRPGQSDITTARSEFDTVHVQSGTEHGVTLGTPIGLLVHNKDQRPHDYAETDLYPRPSHADYTYLAKYGVKASSGGGRASARETIGRVAAGAIAEKYLKEAFGVEIVAFVASVGKTALPFADEEDEVLGKAYMDLVQTVTREEVDKEITRCPHKETSKKMEETIRAAKAKDDSLGGSITCVIRRCPLGLGEPCFDKLEAVLAHAMLSIPSTKSFEIGSGLRGSTFPGSLHNDPFVEGVDEKTGGRRLRTVTNWSGGVQGGISNGEDIYFRIGFKPPATIAQEQSTARYDGSEGVLAAKGRHDPCVVPRAVPIVETMAALVIMDMVLQQNARLTAASLLPDLTHLPPTMVLPGKSTVQKIREGQSVGEVQSQKVGEE, from the exons ATGTCTAGCTTCGGAACTCTTTACCGAGTACACACTTACGGCGAAAGCCATTGCAAGAGTGTCGGCTGTATCGTTGACGGCGTCCCTCCT GGACTTCAATTGACAGAAGCCGACATCCAAACGCAATTGTCTAGGAGAAGACCTGGACAGAGCGATATTACTACTGCT CGATCCGAGTTCGACACTGTTCACGTTCAGTCTGGTACCGAGCACGGCGTTACTCTTGGTACTCCTATCGGCCTTCTTGTCCACAACAAGGACCAGCGACCTCATGACTACGCCGAAACTGACCTTTACCCCCGGCCTTCCCACGCCGACTACACCTACCTTGCCAAGTACGGTGTCAAGGCCTCTTCTGGCGGTGGTCGTGCGTCCGCGCGTGAGACTATCGGACGAGTTGCGGCTGGTGCGATTGCGGAGAAGTACTTGAAGGAGGCTTTTGGCGTCGAGATTGTTGCCTTTGTCGCCAGTGTTGGCAAGACCGCTTTGCCTTTCgccgacgaagaggatgaggtttTGGGCAAAGCGTACATGGACCTTGTGCAGACTGTTACTAGAGAGGAAGTTGACAAGGAGATCACCCGATGCCCTCACAAAGAGACTAGCaaaaagatggaggagactATTCGTGCtgccaaggccaaggatGATTCCTTGGGTGGTTCCATCACCTGTGTTATCCGTCGATGCCCCCTCGGTCTGGGTGAGCCCTGTTTCGACAAGCTGGAGGCTGTCCTTGCCCACGCCATGCTTTCTATCCCCTCTACCAAGTCTTTCGAAATCGGCTCGGGTCTTCGTGGATCCACTTTCCCTGGTAGTCTTCACAACGATCCTTTCGTGGAGGGCGTCGATGAAAAGACcgggggaagaaggttgaggacTGTGACCAACTGGAGTGGTGGTGTTCAAGGAGGTATTTCGAATGGCGAGGATATCTACTTCAG AATCGGTTTCAAGCCTCCTGCGACCATCGCTCAAGAACAGTCTACTGCCAGGTACGATGGTTCCGAAGGCGTGTTGGCTGCCAAGGGCCGACACGACCCCTGTGTCGTTCCTCGTGCTGTTCCTATCGTGGAGACCATGGCTGCTCTGGTCATCATGGA CATGGTCCTCCAACAAAATGCCCGATTGACTGCcgcctctctccttcccgaCCTCACCCACTTGCCCCCTACAATGGTGCTTCCAGGCAAGAGTACCGTTCAGAAGATCAGGGAGGGCCAGAGCGTTGGAGAAGTGCAAAGTCAGAAGGTTGGTGAGGAGTAG
- a CDS encoding expressed protein, whose translation MSTSKSPSLDLCLATLHELLHPAPILSLLLSALNLSAHFQLFARQLSSDAGLIAAFHEKHYHIVHESSIDEEEEISKGYLLDSSEGEKVKHIRYRKEEIFDASIRLRKHHIATSLAMVKRNPRQVKVLIDLYFPDIDPEDHSYRKNEHLFLSCMKRSQARKMVEERKTVIKWYKDAIEVFDAHEPPLPYRTFFYGETSSFAHGKVLSQALLEECQEVVQEARDFEALLAGDGSWQGEKWASSKRKGRDVRRYTMTATVTDSKSTNRSPPAVKPPRQPRISLPANLDVNLNSPPSTDNDKRTISPPSDSESVRARTLPRLSFSSSSIRKTSSAQLRDGHQADAERTPSRAPVHTNAQKAVSLIGKTGATSPPPSRTTYPEKSSESSRRQPCHPEVTDKRVTLPASAPLSPSSPRTKAKEPVKLNKETESEWAAKERRVEEARLRRSLGGAKLGDGNGEGMGIDVTPAIPTQKPATPASPQAKTTLAKKKRPRQSFPLSGPEFSRGTGSGTGSANKRPKVIE comes from the exons ATGTCCACCTCCAAATCCCCCTCTCTCGATCTTTGCCTCGCAACCCTCCACGAACTTCTCCACCCCGCACCCATCCTCTCACTCCTCCTCTCGGCTCTCAATCTCTCTGCCCATTTTCAACTGTTTGCACGCCAGCTCTCCTCCGATGCGGGGCTCATAGCAGCTTTTCATGAGAAACACTACCATATTGTGCACGAGTCAAGTatcgatgaggaagaggagatatCGAAAGGATACTTGTTGGATAGCTctgaaggggagaaggtcaAGCATATACGGTAtcggaaagaagagatatTCGATGCCTCTATTCGTTTAAGAAAACAT CACATTGCAACGTCTCTTGCCATGGTCAAACGGAACCCTCGCCAAGTCAAAGTTCTTATCGACCTGTACTTTCCAGATATCGATCCGGAAGATCACTCCTATCGCAAGAATGAACACCTTTTTCTAAGCTGTATGAAGCGCTCCCAAGCGAGAaagatggtggaagagcGGAAAACAGTAATCAAGTGGTACAAAGATGCCATAGAGGTTTTTGA TGCTCATGAGCCTCCATTACCCTATCGAACGTTCTTTTATGGCGAAACCAGCTCTTTTGCGCATGGAAAGGTGTTGTCCCAGGCTTTATTAGAGGAATGTCAGGAAGTTGTTCAAGAAGCGAGGGATTTCGAAGCTTTGTTGGCCGGTGATGGGTCTTGGCAAGGGGAGAAATGGGCTAGCAGTAAAAGGAAGGGCCGCGATGTCAGACGG TATACGATGACAGCCACCGTAACAGACAGCAAGAGTACAAATAGATCTCCCCCCGCCGTAAAGCCCCCACGCCAGCCCCGGATCTCTCTACCTGCCAACCTCGATGTCAATCTCAATTCACCGCCTTCTACCGATAACGATAAACGTACAATATCGCCACCAAGTGATTCTGAAAGTGTGCGTGCCCGGACATTACCCCGTTtatctttctcctccagctctATTCGCAAGACAAGTAGTGCACAATTACGAGATGGTCATCAGGCGGATGCGGAGAGGACACCATCGAGAGCGCCGGTACATACTAATGCGCAAAAGGCAGTCTCCTTGATTGGGAAGACGGGTGCGACTTCGCCTCCCCCATCAAGAACGACTTATCCCGAGAAGTCGTCAGAGTCGTCCAGACGTCAACCATGCCATCCAGAAGTGACCGACAAGCGCGTTACATTACCTGCTTCGGCGCCTTTatccccttcatctccccGTACGAAAGCAAAGGAACCTGTAAAACTTAATAAGGAGACGGAAAGTGAGTGGGCGGcaaaagagaggagagtaGAAGAAGCTCGTCTGCGGCGGTCTTTAGGTGGAGCCAAattgggagatggaaatggagaggGAATGGGGATTGATGTTACTCCAGCGATCCCGACCCAGAAGCCAGCGACACCCGCTTCTCCTCAGGCAAAAACGACGTtagcgaagaagaaacgtCCGCGACAGTCGTTCCCGCTTTCAGGACCCGAGTTTTCTCGAGGGACGGGGTCTGGGACTGGAAGCGCAAATAAGCGACCAAAAGTCATCGAGTGA
- a CDS encoding ATP-dependent RNA helicase, putative, translating into MDAPVPAAPAFGGSWAKLNPPLSPWILDVINSMGFKNMTPVQAGTIPRAVKNQDCVVEAVTGSGKTLAFTIPVLERLSRREEPYKKGEIAAIVVAPTRELATQIHAVFHHFLSSLIPPESEEETGDVEAHAPPFASSSRSPSPQTPDKPLFPLPMLVTSGTPTPYETFQSTHPSILIGTPGRLAAFLLNPRGLAIVRVSELDVLVLDEADRLLSSPDHRRDVERIMRHLPKQRRTHLFSATMTDAVEEMIGLGLRNPVRIVVNLKDKRKDGEEPKERRTPMALQNTYLVCRHAEKTLQLIRLLLCESTKHERSKFIVYFSTCAAVDYFYRILSRLPSLSKFHLTSFHGELPPKIRETALSTFTSHPSSHLSPAVLLCTDVAARGVDFLDIDVVIQYDAPTDPKTFSHRAGRTARAGRRGKAVVLLGKGREEDYVDFLNIRKIPLTKQPYINAYLEEVDTPQALDPEATTLLHSIRQIILTDRELSDKAAKSFVSAFRAYSKHEASFIFRTLDFDFNSQAISFGLLRLPAMPEIKDWKKKKEAERQRLEKIKSEGGEVEEKEIIEWEDAGVNWDTFAYASRQREAARLATLAQRADNQSSNDAARAEARAKRKIKAEMREAWSEQKERKVRKEERKEKKDAKKKYEWELEQANGEGDRQSDLANIAKAQAERKKRREREEESWDEEIGKEYKSLKREIKEEKSVKESSKGGAGGGGIGGGMFDDLE; encoded by the exons ATGGACGCTCCCGTACCAGCAGCACCAGCATTCGGCGGATCATGGGCAAAGCTCAAtccccctctttctccatgGAT CTTGGATGTCATCAACTCCATGGGTTTCAAGAATATGACTCCTGTTCAAGCAGGTACTATTCCGAGAGCGGTAAAGAATCAGGACTGCGTAGTGGAGGCTGTTACTGGCTCTGGTAAAACTTTGGCGTTCACGATCCCCGTCTTGGAACGATTGTCAAGGCGAGAAGAACCGTATAAGAAGGGCGAAATTGCCGCCATTGTTGTTGCACCTACACG GGAATTGGCCACTCAAATACATGCCGTCTTCCATCACTTCCtgtcttctctcatccctccggaaagtgaagaggagactGGCGATGTTGAAGCTCATGCCCCACCTTTTGCCTCATCATCACGttcaccatctcctcaaaccCCTGATAAACCTCTGTTCCCTCTCCCCATGCTTGTAACCTCGGGAACTCCGACTCCCTATGAGACTTTTCAGTCCACCCATCCATCGATTCTCATCGGTACCCCAGGACGTCTCGCCGCATTTCTCCTCAACCCTCGTGGCCTGGCTATAGTTCGAGTATCAGAATTGGATGTTCTTGTCCTCGACGAAGCTGACAGGCTGTTGTCAAGTCCTGATCACAGGAGAGATGTTGAGAGGATTATGCGTCATCTACCCAAGCAGCGCCGAACCCATTTGTTTTCGGCTACCATGACCGATGCtgtggaggagatgataGGGTTGGGCCTTCGTAATCCGGTCAGGATCGTTGTCAATCTGAAGGATAAGAGGaaagatggggaagaacCCAAAGAACGCAGGACTCCTATGGC TCTCCAAAATACATACCTTGTCTGTCGGCACGCCGAAAAAACTCTGCAGCTTatccgcctcctcctctgcgAATCCACAAAGCACGAAAGATCCAAATTTATCGTCTACTTCTCCACTTGTGCTGCTGTCGACTACTTTTATCGCATTCTCTCCCGCCTCCCATCGCTCTCAAAATTCCATCTGACGTCTTTCCACGGTGAACTGCCGCCGAAGATTCGAGAGACCGCGCTTTCAACATTCACATCGCATCCCTCATCCCATTTATCCCCGGCAGTCCTTCTATGTACGGACGTAGCGGCAAGAGGCGTGGATTTCCTGGATATAGATGTTGTAATTCAGTATGATGCGCCTACGGACCCCAAAACGTTTAGTCATCGAGCTGGAAGGACGGCCAGAGCTGGAAGGCGAGGAAAGGCAGTTGTTCTGTTAGGTAAAGGTCGTGAAGAGGATTATGTCG ATTTCCTGAACATTCGTAAAATCCCCTTGACCAAGCAACCATATATCAACGCTTATCTAGAAGAAGTTGACACTCCCCAAGCCCTCGACCCTGAAGCCacgactcttcttcactcaATCCGTCAAATCATCCTCACCGACCGTGAGCTCTCTGACAAAGCTGCAAAGTCATTCGTCTCCGCATTCAGGGCATACTCGAAACATGAAGCTTCGTTCATCTTCCGGACTTTGGACTTTGATTTCAACTCTCAAGCGATTAGTTTTGGGTTACTGAGATTACCAGCCATGCCGGAGATCAAAGattggaaaaagaagaaggaggcagaGAGACAGAGACTGGAGAAAATCAAGAGCGAGGGTGGGGAAgtagaggaaaaggaaatcATTGAGTGGGAGGATGCTGGTGTAAAC TGGGATACTTTCGCCTACGCATCAAGACAACGCGAAGCCGCTCGTCTTGCCACCCTCGCGCAAAGAGCTGACAACCAATCATCCAATGATGCGGCTAGAGCCGAAGCCCGAGCCAAGCGAAAGATAAAGGCAGAAATGCGAGAAGCATGGTCCGAACAAAAAGAACGAAAagtgagaaaggaagaaaggaaggagaagaaggatgcaAAGAAAAAGTATGAATGGGAGTTGGAGCAGGCTAATGGTGAGGGGGATCGACAGAGTGATTTGGCGAATATCGCCAAAGCGCAAgcagagaggaagaagagaagagaaagggaagaagagagctgggatgaagagattggAAAGGAGTATAAGAGTCTAAAGCGAGAGatcaaggaggaaaagtcTGTCAAGGAGTCGAGTAAGGGAGGAgcgggtggaggaggtatAGGTGGTGGTATGTTTGATGATCTCGAGTAA
- a CDS encoding h-sco1, putative, with translation MNTLRATLSRPSTSFRTAVLPRFSALPPAPRLAAQAVFARRFASETPPSQSGLDQQQQKARDQSTVGPFTWKAASLFLLTGVGLYMYFESEKAKVQDRRRQENASKSVGRPSIGGPFTLTTHKGETFTEQDLRGKWSLIYFGFTHCPDICPEELDKMGEAVEMVDKATGKADVTPIFITVDPARDTLPQVNKYIQEFHPRMIGLLGDYEAVKKTCKMYRVYFSTPPNATAADDYLVDHSIFFYLMDPLGQFVDAFGKATSAEQVAEKVLDSMRKWEAAGGNAAAGL, from the exons ATGAACACCCTCAGAGCGACACTCTCTCGcccttccacctctttccGTACTGCGGTACTCCCCAGATTCTcggctcttcctccagcccCTCGCCTTGCAGCTCAAGCCGTGTTTGCCAGACGCTTCGCCTCTGAGACACCTCCATCCCAATCCGGCCTAgatcaacagcagcaaaaggCTCGTGACCAAAGTACCGTTGGA CCTTTTACATGGAAAGCTgcctccctcttcctcctcactGGTGTCGGACTCTACATGTACTTTGAATCTGAAAAAGCCAAGGTGCAAGATCGCCGACGTCAAGAAAACGCATCCAAGTCTGTTGGTAGACCTTCAATCGGCGGTCCCTTCACCTTGACTACCCACAAAGGCGAGACATTTACTGAACAAGATTTGAGAGGGAAATGGAGTTTAATCTACTTTGGATTCACACACTGTCCCGATATCTGTCCCGAAGAATTAGACAAAATGGGTGAAGCGGTGGAGATGGTTGACAAGGCTACTGGGAAGGCCGACGTAACCCCAATATTCATTACTGTTGACCCTGCGAGGGATACTTTACCACAGGTAAACAAGTACATTCAAG AATTCCACCCGAGGATGATCGGTTTATTAGGAGACTATGAAGCGGTAAAAAAGACCTGTAAAATGTACAGGGTTTACTTCTCCACACCTCCTAATGCTACTGCCGCCGATGACTATCTCGTCGACCACAG TATCTTCTTCTACCTTATGGACCCCCTCGGTCAATTTGTAGACGCGTTCGGGAAAGCTACCTCTGCTGAGCAAGTAGCCGAAAAGGTCCTCGACTCCATGCGTAAATGGGAGGCCGCTGGCGGCAACGCTGCCGCTGGATTGTAA
- a CDS encoding specific transcriptional repressor, putative, whose product MSTSETQIPALPSSGGRPSHPSSSSSAASISNTSIPSVVEQQNGIPIPPTNIPEEAVSGTVTASTSDTPQASRNSQVPTEENTKSIDLQEPTVPEKNASVEEPSGVESSEVGGEDQEIKEGPKFIQPDHFSPLTNNPNGSRPARGIPNIGDGWLSPEDDPHALRGIPVFKPSMEEFLDFEGYARKTTAWGQYSGIVKVIPPAEWIESVPPITKSSLASVRVTDPIQQNLIGSSGLFRIANVVRNKRRPLTVEEWFKKCKDKKFSGPGPKDVGSTTNRDSKEAEERRQRVRDDMRKEKEKRREKRLAAEANRARKATGIEDIKEEEEVNGQAPSVLDRKDEASTEFVNNPQECQPASLEPDSRTKGIMVEKSINSWYESFDPKEDWLPENTRREDYSLEACVALERRFWKNMGLGEPSWYGADMEGSLFMDEKTPWNVAHLPNLLNRWDLRHLPGVNAPYLYFGMWGASFAWHVEDMDLFSINYIHFGAPKFWYAIPQQQAERFERILQGYFPEDARNCDQFLRHKSFAVSPYRLASDGMRVNMLVHNQGEFVITYPRGYHAGFNMGFNCAESVNFALDSWVELGRRAKACNCVNHSVRIDVDEMLAKDAVRFQGEEELLSAIAEERNKKRQHRRPSAGDNHTPRKRAKPDSQTPSGGLVSSHTPIVIEATDQSKPVKVPGKRTPKAVIDISSNQQRAKANSIKDPNSFPCLFCPGFARDDLLPVFDPSDSVKARWKPRHGEVMAHHSCALAIPGVGIEDREVPGGLGTFVVGVENVESARWKLKCLLCKDKKLQKTGAKIQCTKGKCPRAFHVSCARESDVANLKIWEVETPMLPREGEPPLPEGAEVPTMIDIKVELLCPQHNPEVKEKLEQRKAETFRDKVMSIPSGSKIKIKVRTGASLEYTLVEARETTQQVYVHDAQGVGGIFPWSSIDLRPAQGPLLENEYARTHLFANNRRHDQTNGAPSQDDPSEAQRHLTSQEFKQPAQSAHSRPLRMDEILNPSPKKSKKLNPGAGLPQRESMPEPASYNSYPPHGSVHRSANHLHFHPASHPESHPQHPRSQFPTPIPPLQVSHRMSYDLGLHRQTHQSVPQQVFYPQPPSQEHQPLHSIPHPPISRRPHHPIPPSDTSQRVANHQAPHDSYYPRPASVPMLHRYHHQPLQPSYPSRYQTPPQTHYPSHPYPRHEPHIQPPAPSAHPMNNQATDASHFHGQMYEPYRRHSAPHPVYPTHFMSSVNSVTAEQTRVWDRKASAPNGAVHPSIPDGYRQGYY is encoded by the exons ATGTCGACTTCGGAAACGCAAATTCCTGCTCTTCCGTCAAGTGGAGGTCgaccttcccatccctcatcttcatcttccgccGCCAGCATATCAAATACCTCAATACCTTCTGTGGTTGAGCAACAAAATGGAATACCGATTCCCCCTACAAATATCCCTGAAGAAGCGGTCAGCGGTACAGTTACAGCAAGCACTTCAGATACTCCTCAAGCTTCTCGAAATAGTCAAGTGCCAACAGAAGAGAACACCAAGTCTATAGATCTGCAAGAGCCAACTGTACCTGAAAAGAACGCCAGCGTAGAAGAACCCTCAGGCGTAGAATCTAGTGAGGTGGGGGGTGAAGATCAGGAAATCAAGGAAGGGCCGAAATTTATACAACCAGATCATTT CTCTCCACTCACGAATAATCCAAACGGCAGTAGACCTGCTCGTGGTATACCAAATATTGGAGACGGGTGGTTGTCACCCGAGGACGACCCTCATGCTCTGAGAGGTATTCCAGTCTTCAAGCCTTCCATGGAGGAATTTCTT GACTTTGAAGGGTATGCACGCAAGACCACGGCTTGGGGTCAATATTCCGGTATCGTCAAGGTTATCCCGCCTGCAGAGTGGATCGAATCTGTGCCTCCCATCACTAAGTCCAGTCTCGCTTCCGTCCGAGTGACGGATCCTATTCAGCAAAACCTGATAGGATCTTCGGGTCTGTTCCGAATAGCCAACGTCGTGCGGAACAAACGCCGTCCGTTGACTGTAGAAGAATGGTTCAAGAAATGCAAAGACAAGAAATTCTCGGGCCCGGGACCAAAAGATGTAGGAAGCACTACCAATAGAGATTCgaaggaagcggaagaaagaagacaaagagtCAGGGATGAtatgaggaaggagaaggaaaagcgAAGAGAGAAACGATTGGCGGCGGAGGCGAACAGGGCAAGGAAGGCGACGGGGATCGAGGacatcaaagaagaagaggaagttaATGGTCAAGCGCCGTCGGTCTTGGATAGAAAGGATGAAGCATCTACCGAGTTTGTAAACAATCCCCAAGAATGTCAACCTGCATCTTTAGAACCAGATTCTCGTACGAAGGGCATAATGGTCGAGAAATCCATTAATTCTTGGTACGAATCGTTCGATCCTAAAGAAGACTGGCTACCAGAGAATACCCGTCGAGAGGACTACTCTTTGGAGGCTTGTGTAGCCTTAGAGAGGAGATTCTGGAAAAACATGGGCCTGGGCGAGCCGAGCTGGTACGGTGCCGATATGGAAG GATCACTTTTTATGGATGAGAAAACTCCATGGAATGTCGCTCATTTGCCAAATCTTCTTAACAGGTGGGACTTGAGGCACCTTCCTGGTGTGAATGCGCCGTATCTTTACTTTGGAATGTGGGGTGCTTCCTTTGCGTGGCACGTCGAAGAT ATGGACCTCTTTTCAATAAATTATATCCACTTTGGTGCGCCCAAATTCTGGTATGCTATACCGCAGCAGCAAGCGGAACGTTTTGAACGCATCTTGCAAG GATACTTCCCCGAAGATGCTCGCAACTGTGATCAATTTCTCCGACATAAATCCTTCGCTGTCTCGCCCTATCGTCTTGCCAGTGATGGTATGCGCGTCAATATGCTGGTCCATAATCAAGGCGAATTCGTTATCACATATCCACGGGGATATCATGCCGGTTTCAACATGGGATTTAATTGCGCCGAGAGCGTGAATTTTGCTTTGGATAGCTGGGTCGAGTTGGGAAGGAGGGCGAAAGCGTGTAATTGTGTGAATCACAG TGTGCGGATTGATGTCGACGAGATGTTGGCTAAGGATGCCGTTCGCTTCcaaggcgaggaagaactTCTCAGCGCTATCGCAGAAGAGCGGAATAAAAAAAGGCAGCACAGAAGGCCTTCGGCGGGCGATAACCACACTCCGAGGAAAAGAGCTAAACCGGATTCGCAAACGCCATCCGGTGGCCTTGTCTCTTCGCATACTCCGATCGTTATCGAGGCGACTGATCAGTCCAAGCCAGTAAAAGTGCCAGGGAAACGCACTCCAAAGGCAGTTATCGACATCTCATCAAATCAGCAACGAGCAAAAGCGAACTCCATCAAAGACCCCAACTCTTTTCcctgcctcttctgcccCGGTTTCGCCAGAGACGATCTTCTACCTGTCTTTGACCCGTCAGATTCTGTGAAAGCGAGATGGAAGCCTCGTCATGGAGAAGTCATGGCTCATCACTCTTGTGCGTTGGCCATACCAGGAGTTGGTATTGAGGATAGGGAGGTCCCTGGTGGGCTTGGGACATTCGTTGTAGGTGTAGAGAACGTAGAGAGCGCGCGATGGAAATTA AAATGTCTTTTGTGCAAAGACAAGAAGCTTCAAAAAACCGGGGCCAAAATACAATGCACGAAG GGCAAATGTCCACGGGCTTTCCATGTCTCTTGTGCTCGAGAAAGCGACGTCGCAAATCTCAAAATCTGGGAAGTCGAGACTCCCATGTTGccaagagaaggagagccGCCCTTGCCAGAGGGTGCTGAAGTCCCGACGATGATTGATATCAAAGTTGAACTTTTATGTCCTCAACATAATCCA GAGGTGAAAGAAAAACTGGAACAGAGAAAAGCAGAGACATTTAGAGATAAAGTGATGTCTATTCCCTCAGGGtcaaagatcaagatcaaggtcAGAACTGGAGCGTCGTTAGAATATACCCTTGTTGAAGCTAGGGAGACGACTCAGCAAGTTTATGTGCACGACGCTCAGGG CGTCGGCGGGATCTTCCCATGGTCTAGCATCGATCTCAGGCCTGCGCAAGGTCCATTATTGGAAAATGAGTACG CCCGTACTCACCTTTTCGCCAACAATCGTCGCCATGATCAAACGAACGGTGCACCTTCTCAAGATGACCCATCTGAAGCACAACGCCATTTGACCTCGCAGGAATTTAAGCAGCCCGCCCAATCTGCTCATTCGAGGCCTTTGAGGATGGACGAGATACTGAATCCTTCCCCGAAAAAGTCAAAAAAGTTGAATCCAGGGGCAGGATTGCCGCAACGTGAATCAATGCCTGAGCCTGCATCGTACAATTCTTATCCTCCTCATGGCTCTGTACACCGTTCGGCAAACCACCTTCACTTCCATCCTGCAAGTCATCCTGAATCTCATCCGCAACATCCCCGCAGCCAATTCCCCACCCCCATACCTCCCCTCCAGGTATCTCACCGGATGTCGTATGATCTAGGACTCCATCGTCAAACACATCAGTCGGTGCCGCAACAGGTTTTCTACCCGCAGCCGCCATCGCAAGAGCATCAACCGCTTCATTCCatacctcatcctccaatTTCTCGTCGTCCACATCACCCCATTCCTCCATCCGATACGTCTCAGCGGGTAGCAAATCATCAAGCACCACACGACTCATACTACCCGAGACCCGCTTCTGTGCCCATGCTACACCGTTATCACCACCAACCTTTACAACCCAGCTACCCATCCCGTTACCAAACCCCACCACAAACCCACTACCCGTCTCATCCGTATCCTCGTCATGAACCACATATTCAGCCGCCAGCACCATCCGCTCATCCCATGAATAATCAAGCCACGGACGCCTCTCATTTTCATGGTCAGATGTATGAACCTTACAGGAGACATTCTGCGCCTCATCCTGTGTACCCTACGCATTTTATGAGTTCTGTGAATTCTGTGACTGCTGAGCAAACCCGAGTATGGGATAGAAAAGCTTCCGCGCCTAATGGAGCGGTGCATCCTTCGATTCCGGATGGATACCGACAAGGGTATTATTGA